The following are from one region of the Rhipicephalus sanguineus isolate Rsan-2018 unplaced genomic scaffold, BIME_Rsan_1.4 Seq6, whole genome shotgun sequence genome:
- the LOC119377877 gene encoding uncharacterized protein LOC119377877, whose translation MSEEAPPRRAKRGSRSPPRLTLMHAAMYSVGGATGRPAYDVSPECAIIGAGLGASALEEVCLLVLTAVFAVVTVDAGHHYGGYGGGGGGGGGGGGGHGYGHVIVIHKHHGGYGGGGGGGGGGGGGYGGHGWW comes from the exons ATGTCCGAGGAAGCCCCGCCCAGGCGAgcgaagcgtggcagccgatcgcctccgcgactgacGCTCATGCACGCGGCGATGTACTCCGTAGGCGGAGCGACCGGCCGTCCAGCTTACgacgtcagtccggagtgcgcgatcattggtgcaggcttgggTGCATCCGCCCTTGAGGAG GTTTGCCTGCTGGTGCTAACAGCTGTATTTGCTGTGGTTACTGTGGACGCCGGTCACCATTACGGAGGCtatggtggcggtggcggtggcggcggaggtGGAGGAGGTGGTCATGGATACGGCCACGTCATCGTGATTCACAAACACCACGGAGGCTACGGCGGTGGCGGAGGGGGTGGAGGTGGCGGCGGAGGCGGCTACGGAGGCCACGGGTGGTGGTAG